The proteins below come from a single Cannabis sativa cultivar Pink pepper isolate KNU-18-1 chromosome 3, ASM2916894v1, whole genome shotgun sequence genomic window:
- the LOC115708927 gene encoding protein SAR DEFICIENT 1, which translates to MAGKRFINGSKSDQDLPPEIRNKRPKFSLASVVEEVVLVNSFHNLFSSLEPLLRRVVNEEVEDVLRRTTRSFTRSPSLRIQALEPSSLQLVFTKNPLGKLFTGSKIQDVDGNPLEIQVVDKNGDQMVPFSLPHPAKVEIIVLDGDFPARDDSWTRDQFDKNIVKERAGKRPLLHGDLTVTLRDGKATIGEIEFTDNSSWIRGRKFRIGARILTGKNSQGLRVREALTEPFVVKDHRGELYKKHYPPNLEDEVWRLEKIGKDGAFHRKLAAENIHTVQDFLKLSVVDTQKLKNILGIGMSERMWEMTLKHAKTCVMGNKMYIYRVDHHSTIFLTPICQLLKAEINGEVYGSKELDNNLAYFKSLVRDAYANWNSLEVAMEGAIVNEITPTVLLTQGDISVGEAQYHNSGQALAIKQFEQNEHQIEDNKAMISTGYVIPSNVQMDWMQANTVVLPYNNNNNDIYGNINNTTGIGSTSIISDPSSDADILASRRFC; encoded by the exons atGGCTGGGAAACGGTTCATTAACGGTTCCAAATCCGACCAAGATCTTCCGCCTGAGATTCGGAACAAAAGACCTAAGTTTTCCCTAGCTTC TGTGGTGGAAGAAGTAGTACTGGTGAACTCCTTTCACAATCTTTTCTCCTCTTTGGAGCCTCTGCTTAGAAGAGTG GTGAACGAAGAGGTCGAAGACGTTCTGAGAAGAACCACTCGCTCTTTCACTCGCTCACCATCACTTCGAATCCAAGCCTTGGAACCATCAAGTCTACAACTGGTGTTCACCAAGAACCCATTAGGAAAACTTTTCACCGGAAGTAAGATACAAGACGTGGACGGAAACCCCCTCGAGATTCAAGTGGTGGATAAAAATGGGGATCAAATGGTGCCTTTCTCACTCCCTCACCCGGCAAAAGTTGAGATTATTGTTCTTGATGGGGACTTCCCTGCAAGAGATGACTCCTGGACTAGGGATCAATTTGATAAGAATATTGTCAAGGAGAGGGCCGGTAAAAGGCCTTTGCTTCATGGAGACTTGACCGTCACCTTAAGAGACGGTAAGGCTACCATTGGAGAGATCGAGTTCACCGATAATTCCAGCTGGATTCGTGGTCGGAAGTTCCGGATAGGAGCCCGGATCCTGACCGGTAAAAATTCTCAGGGTTTGAGAGTTCGAGAGGCGTTGACTGAGCCTTTCGTTGTCAAAGATCATCGGGGAGAAT TATACAAAAAGCACTACCCTCCAAATTTGGAAGATGAAGTGTGGAGGCTAGAGAAAATCGGCAAAGATGGAGCTTTTCACAGAAAGCTTGCTGCAGAAAATATTCATACAGTACAAGACTTCTTGAAGTTATCTGTTGTCGACACACAGAAGCTTAAAAAT ATTTTAGGCATTGGGATGTCAGAAAGAATGTGGGAGATGACTCTAAAGCATGCCAAGACTTGTGTAATGGGCAACAAAATGTACATTTACCGTGTAGATCATCACTCCACCATATTCCTTACTCCTATTTGCCAACTCCTCAAGGCTGAGATCAATGGAGAAGTATACGGCTCTAAGGAGTTGGACAATAATCtg GCCTACTTTAAAAGCTTGGTAAGGGATGCATATGCCAATTGGAATTCTCTTGAAGTAGCGATGGAAGGAGCTATTGTGAATGAGATCACTCCTACTGTCCTATTAACACAAG GTGATATTAGCGTGGGTGAGGCGCAATACCACAACTCGGGTCAAGCTTTGGCGATTAAACAGTTTGAGCAAAACGAACATCAAATTGAAGATAATAAAGCTATGATAAGTACGGGTTATGTGATTCCCAGCAATGTACAAATGGATTGGATGCAGGCCAATACAGTAGTGCTACCatataataacaacaacaatgatATTTATGGTAATATCAATAATACTACTGGTATTGGGTCTACCAGTATCATCTCAGATCCTTCCTCAGATGCTGATATATTAGCATCTCGACGTTtttgttga